From a region of the Gossypium raimondii isolate GPD5lz chromosome 10, ASM2569854v1, whole genome shotgun sequence genome:
- the LOC105776117 gene encoding EPIDERMAL PATTERNING FACTOR-like protein 8 has product MAATSRIYPIALTLAFIFFITFLIPSVGAVESGDSERWLQQSKMVLGSRPPRCVNKCLSCRPCMAALVIPSHQWNKFKATNHGDGDDNYYLLSWKCKCGDKLFQP; this is encoded by the exons ATGGCTGCTACATCAAGAATCTACCCCATTGCACTCACCCTggctttcattttctttattacaTTTCTGATTCCTTCAG TTGGGGCAGTAGAGTCAGGTGACAGTGAGAGATGGTTGCAGCAAAGTAAAATGGTGTTGGGGTCAAGGCCTCCCCGTTGTGTGAACAAGTGCTTGAGTTGCAGGCCTTGCATGGCTGCTCTTGTCATTCCTTCCCACCAATGGaacaaattcaaagcaacaaACCATGGCGATGGAGATGATAACTATTACCTCCTCTCCTGGAAATGCAAGTGTGGGGATAAGCTCTTTCAACCTTGA
- the LOC105778434 gene encoding uncharacterized protein LOC105778434 has product MDTRKMEMLTPFAPSPHHSYSFSKSLIFPPRFHPLSPSLPVRLRSFSPTRPPLCLSAGSPPPSPPDSDPPGLEGKLSRFQDRARIFFAILFWMSLFFWSSSWDGRNTGKPNKGSRFRR; this is encoded by the exons ATGGATACCAGAAAAATGGAAATGCTCACCCCTTTCGCACCTTCACCCCACCACTCTTATTCCTTTTCCAAATCTTTGATCTTTCCCCCCAGGTTTCATCCCCTCTCTCCCTCCCTCCCCGTCCGCCTCCGTTCCTTTTCCCCTACCCGCCCTCCACTTTGTCTCTCTGCCGGCTCCCCTCCACCTTCTCCGCCTGACTCTGACCCCCCAG GGTTAGAGGGAAAGTTGTCTAGATTTCAGGATCGTGCACGGATCTTCTTTGCTATTCTTTTCTGGATGTCTCTGTTTTTCTGGTCTTCTTCATGGGATGGGAGGAATACTGGTAAACCTAACAAAGGATCTCGATTTAGAAGATAA
- the LOC105777331 gene encoding G-type lectin S-receptor-like serine/threonine-protein kinase SD2-5: MGLFKVRTLCFGLLLAFKICIAADQLVGRLYPGFQASQMQWVEHDGKFLLSKNKIFGFGFYTALDAQSFVLVIIHLQASQVVWTANRGGLLVEKSDKFVFDSNGNVYLERGDRFAWATNTTGERATSLELLDSGNLVLLGDNGRTLWQSFSHPTDTLLSGQDFVEGMRLKSFPRRKKSDYLEFESGDLVLYTGFQIPQTYWSLLHEIKTTGKNFTGTVYSAILGFNSWNFYDHNKVLIWQFNFSQNSDMNVTWAAKLGSDGAIVFYNLHQGRRPIAEAKKIPQNPCNIPETCPPFMVCYFDTVCQCPKQLAQTDCSPPITSTCNSADLLYVGEMLDYSVLEFVKPYMNADINACKKACMGTCSCSALFFENSTGNCFLFDQIGGLKRAEVGSSGFVSFLKVSRNESGWQNHAKGSTNEAKHIIFLVIIVTATILVVAGLLYVGFYYYRRQKRLLEYPTEISEGDTFLDGFSGMPVRYTHRELCKATKNFSIKVGQGGFGSVYQGEMPDGTQLAVKKLESIGQGKKEFRAEVRIIGSIHHVHLVKLKGFCSEGVHRLLVYEFMGKRSLDKWIFKNKEESSILDWNTRFNIAMGTAKGLAYLHEECEFKIVHCDIKPENVLLDDNFNAKVSDFGLAKLMSREESLVYTTLRGTRGYLAPEWITNNPISEKSDVYSYGMVLLEIIGGRKSYDSGEIPEKAHLPSFAFKMLEEGNLKEILDPKLVIDENDESIVSAIKVALWCIQEEMRLRPPMTKVVQMLEGLCDVPQPPMSLGPGARAYSGFLKWSGNEGTSSGLTEYNSDASLSDIRLSGPR, from the coding sequence ATGGGTTTGTTCAAAGTTAGAACCTTGTGTTTCGGTCTACTTTTGGCCTTCAAAATCTGTATTGCTGCGGATCAACTTGTTGGCCGGTTATATCCAGGATTCCAAGCATCTCAGATGCAATGGGTGGAACATGATGGCAAGTTCCTcttatccaaaaataaaatatttggtttTGGCTTCTATACTGCCTTGGATGCTCAAAGTTTTGTCTTGGTTATCATTCATCTTCAAGCTTCCCAAGTTGTTTGGACTGCTAATAGAGGAGGCTTGTTGGTAgaaaaatctgataagtttgtaTTTGATAGCAATGGAAATGTGTACTTGGAAAGAGGAGATAGGTTTGCTTGGGCCACAAACACTACCGGAGAAAGGGCGACATCTCTGGAATTGCTGGATTCAGGTAACTTGGTACTTCTTGGGGACAATGGAAGAACTCTTTGGCAGAGTTTTAGCCATCCCACTGATACCCTTTTATCTGGCCAGGATTTTGTGGAAGGAATGAGACTCAAAAGTTTTCCCAGAAGGAAAAAGAGTGATTATCTTGAATTTGAGTCTGGGGATTTGGTCTTATACACAGGGTTTCAGATTCCGCAAACTTATTGGTCTTTGTTACACGAAATCAAGACAACCGGTAAGAATTTTACTGGCACAGTTTATTCTGCAATTTTAGGATTCAACTCATGGAACTTTTATGATCACAATAAAGTGTTGATATGGCAGTTCAACTTCTCTCAGAATTCTGATATGAATGTCACATGGGCTGCCAAATTAGGATCAGATGGAGCAATTGTGTTCTATAATCTTCACCAGGGAAGAAGACCAATTGCTGAGGCAAAAAAGATACCCCAAAACCCCTGCAACATTCCCGAGACTTGTCCCCCATTTATGGTGTGCTATTTTGACACTGTGTGTCAATGTCCTAAACAACTTGCGCAAACCGATTGCAGTCCACCAATAACCTCCACCTGTAATTCGGCAGATCTACTCTATGTTGGTGAGATGCTCGATTATTCTGTGCTTGAGTTTGTCAAACCCTATATGAACGCCGACATAAATGCTTGCAAGAAAGCTTGCATGGGAACCTGCTCTTGTTCTGCATTATTCTTTGAAAACAGCACAGGGAATTGCTTTTTGTTTGATCAAATTGGAGGTCTGAAGCGTGCTGAGGTGGGTTCTAGtggttttgtttcatttttgaAGGTATCAAGGAATGAAAGTGGCTGGCAAAATCATGCTAAAGGAAGCACAAATGAAgctaagcatattatatttctTGTGATAATAGTAACAGCAACGATTCTGGTTGTTGCTGGTCTACTTTATGTAGGATTCTATTATTACCGGAGACAGAAGAGATTGCTTGAATATCCTACAGAAATCTCGGAGGGCGATACTTTCCTGGACGGTTTTTCAGGGATGCCTGTTCGTTACACTCATCGTGAACTTTGTAAGGCAACTAAAAACTTCTCTATAAAGGTTGGCCAAGGAGGATTTGGCTCAGTCTACCAAGGTGAGATGCCAGATGGCACCCAATTGGCTGTTAAAAAATTGGAGAGCATAGGACAAGGAAAGAAGGAGTTCAGAGCTGAAGTTAGAATCATTGGAAGTATCCATCATGTGCACCTGGTCAAGCTCAAAGGTTTCTGCTCTGAGGGTGTTCATCGGCTTCTTGTCTACGAGTTCATGGGCAAAAGATCTCTAGATAAATGGATATTCAAGAACAAAGAAGAAAGTAGCATTTTGGATTGGAATACAAGATTCAATATTGCAATGGGTACAGCAAAGGGATTGGCTTATCTGCACGAGGAATGTGAATTCAAGATTGTGCACTGTGACATAAAACCTGAAAATGTTCTTCTTGATGATAATTTCAATGCCAAAGTTTCAGATTTTGGCTTGGCTAAGCTTATGAGCCGTGAAGAAAGCCTGGTATACACAACCCTGAGAGGTACAAGGGGATACCTTGCACCAGAATGGATTACCAACAACCCTATATCAGAGAAAAGTGATGTATACAGCTATGGTATGGTCTTGCTTGAGATAATTGGGGGTAGGAAGAGTTATGATTCGGGAGAAATACCCGAGAAAGCTCATTTACCTTCTTTTGCCTTCAAGATGTTGGAAGAAGGAAATCTGAAAGAAATCCTTGATCCTAAGCTAGTcattgatgaaaatgatgaaagcATTGTTTCTGCTATAAAAGTAGCACTTTGGTGCATACAAGAAGAAATGCGTTTAAGACCACCAATGACTAAAGTGGTTCAGATGCTTGAAGGTCTGTGTGATGTACCTCAGCCCCCAATGTCTTTGGGCCCAGGTGCTAGGGCTTACTCAGGCTTCCTTAAATGGAGCGGTAACGAGGGTACATCATCAGGACTAACAGAGTACAATAGTGATGCATCGTTGTCTGACATTAGACTATCAGGTCCAAGGTGA